TGTATTTAAGACTGTCTTCTTGAAGTATTTAATTTTAAGATCAATAAACTAAAAAAAAGATTTTTTAATTTTAATTTTTCTTAGAAATTGGTTTTTCAAAATGTTGATAATCCTTTATAGATTTCCATAAACCTCCCCATTTCCAACCTTTTTTATTAAATGTTTTATATGTAAAATCATTTAACTTTATTATCCCTGGTGAAGTCAATGTGCGATCTATAAACTCTTTTCCATTTTTTGGTAAAACAAGATTTCCTTTTACATAGGGATTTATTTTGGGGTTTATGTCTATAGCTCTCCCATAGCTATGAACAGAAAAAATTCCTGGTTTTCCTGTTACAGATCGGCAATTAAAAGCGGAAGTATTATTTTCTGTCATAGATAAATCATCATCACCTTTAAAATCATCCATTATCTGCATTTTTTCGATTGGAAATTTATTTTTAAATAGTTCTTCAAATATACTGACAACTTCGGTGGCTACTTCTTTATGAACTATTAAATGTCCCTTATGAATATTATTGTCAAATCCATAAAAAGATAGACTTAAATATTTTAATTCTCCCAATGAAACAGGGCAACTGGGATTCCATGTGTATTTTTGCATATTTTTTTGAATTTCTTCAGGAATGTTATCAATTTTTGAATCAAAAATCAGTGTAGTTTGTGTTTGTGAATAAGCGCTATTGCAAAAATTAGTTACAACTGAGCTGAATAATATTAAATTTAAAATCTTCACAGGATTTTTTTTCCTTTACTAAGATGTAATATAAATAATCTTTATATGCACTGACTCACTTGTTATTTGTAATTTAAAACAAATAGAATGAGTGCAATATTCTTAGCATAATGATTATCTTGTGTAAAGTATTTGAATTTATATCTAAAATAGGTTATTTTCAACTTCGTTTAGAGTCAAATTATTGCTTTAATATTTAAGTAATTGTATTATTGTAATCTATGTCATTGAATTATTTTGAGCTAAAATGATATACGAATGAAAAATTATCTTGAGAATTAAATAAAAGTATTTACTAAAAGTGACGGGCAATTTTGGAAAAAAATACGATTGAAATGCCTTAAAAATGCCCCGACTGCATTTGTGTCTTCAATTGAAGATGTCTCAAGAAAGCCTGATACTTAAATCATTAAATCTGAATCACTCTGTTTGCTGTATTCAATATTTCTCCTCTGTGCGCAATTATGATGACTGTTTTTATTCCTTTTAATTCTTCAATTTTTTTCATAATTATTTTTTCACTTTTATTATCGACATTTGCACTTGGTTCATCCAATAAAAGAAGCTTTGCGGGTTTTAGCAGTGCGCGAGCAAAAGCAAATATTTGTTTTTGCCCTGAACTTAATTTTAATGCTTCATTTGCCATGTCGGTATCAATTCCCTTTGGCAGTGCTTGGATGATCTTAAGAAGTTCTAGGTCTTCTAAGAGAGCATACAATGCATCATCTTTGTGGGCATTGTGTGGATCGAGATTAAAGCGAATACTCCCAGAAAAAAACTGTGGGTTTTGTAAAACAAGTGCAATTTGTGTGCGAATTTGCATAGGAGTGTAAGAGTTTAAACTTTTTCCAGCAAAAAATATTTTGCCAGACTTATGCTCATAAAACCTCAGGAGGAGTGACATGATAGAACTTTTACCCGATCCAGACTTTCCAACGATCCCAACTGTTTCACCTTGATTGATTGACACAGAAAAATCTTTTAGAATATATTCTTTTTGTTTGTCATATTGCATATAAACATTTTTGAATTCTATAAAATGTTTATTTGTTTCTTTAGATATTTCGATCGAATATTCGCTTTTATTTTTGTTGAATTCTAGCACTCTTTCAAGGGATATAAGACCTTGTTCGACTTCGGAAAAGGAATGGGAAAAGTTAAATGTCAGATGCATAACATCAATCATGATCCAGGTAGTCATTAGACTTAATATTGCGGCATTCAGACTGCCATTCATGACAAAATAAATTCCTGCCAGCGTCACTACTAGAGTCAAAAGCGCGTTATTTAAAAAACACATAAGACAGTGCCACATGTCGACGTCAAACTCTGTGATTTCCAATCTAAGTTCTTCTTCTAAGCACTTTTGAAACTTTGTTTGATACCAATTTTTCTTTTTAACAGTGCTTAAAATATTTTGACCTTGATAAAACTCTCGAATGATATTTATTGCAGAAGCTTTTGGCAGTGCTATTTTTCGGTTAAAATCTCTGTTTAAATTTACGTATTTTGTCAAAATTATTTTTTGCAAGAAAACGATTGGAAGTATGAGGAGTAGAAAAAGAGGTTTTATTATGAGGACTGTAAAAATAAAAAAGAAAATTTCGCAGAGAACCAGAAGAAATTTTTGGAAATCTTTTGGCAATTTAGCGTCTAGGACGGAGAGATCGACAGAAAAACAGTTTATAACTTTTCCTGTTGTCAAATGATCGATATATTTAAGCGGTGATAAAAGTAATTTATTGAGGCTTTTTATATGAAATTTTTCTGAAACCTGAATGCCTTTATAACCCCAAATTAAGGTTAGAAGAGCGATACAGATTGAGCTAAAAAGTCCAACTATAGCGTATATAGATATATTTAAAATATTTGATAGTTCGTTTACAAAAGTAAAATCTAGAATTTTTATACTCTTATATGTCCAAAAACTGAGCCATAGATTTTGCATTTTTGGCAGGAAAGTAGCCAATAAAAAAAGTGAAAAAATGCAAAAAAATAGCTTAAATTTAAGTTTTTTATTCTCATAAAAGAGTGTCTTTAAATATTTTAAATAAGATTTAAGAGGGTTTTTTATAAATTCAATCTCAGGATTCATGTTTTGTTCTGAGTCTAGCAATTGTGGGTTATCTTCTTTCAGAATGATATTTTCATTCTCTTCCTCTGAAATTCTTTGAATAAAGTCGCGAAAATCAGTAGATGAATTTAAGAGTTCTGCATATGTTCCATCTGCAACAACGGAGCATTTTTCAAGGAGAATAATGCGATCGAAAAAGTGCAAATAATCTAAATTATGCGTAGAGATAATAATGCTTTTATTTTTCCAAAACGTAAAAATAAGCTTATGGGATATTTTTTTTGCTGTTTCTTTATCTAAGGCCGACAGGGGATCGTCAAGCAAAATAATTTCAGAGTTTAACGCGGCTGTGCGAGCAAGAGCAATCCGTTGTTTTTGCCCTCCGGATAGATTGACGCCATTTTCTCCAATAAGTGTATTTTCACCTTCAGGCATTTTCTTTAAATCTTCATCAAGACAAGCAAGCTGGATATACTTTTCAGCACTTAAGTCTGAGCGATCGAGGAGAATATTTTCTTTAACGGAAGCATTCATTATCCATGCGGTCTGCGGCATAAAAGCCATTTTATTATCGGGAATATCTTTTTGCTCTTCACTATACAATTTTGCGATTGCCTCTAATAATAAACTTTTACCAGAGGCAATCTTTCCAATAACAGCAACACTTTCACCTTTTTTAAAGGATAATTTTATATTTGTTGATATAATATTTATTTCAAATGAAGAATTGTTTATTTTATGGTTGCCTTTAACTTCAGTTTCTTCTTGTGAGTTTTTTATAAGAGAAAAAAGGCGATTAAATGATGCTTTTGCGCCTGAATAGAGTTTAGTATACTCATAAACATCAAAAACAGCAGACTCAAGGGTTTTAAATAATCCTATACAAGTGAAAAGAATCGGAAGGGAAATATCATGGTCTAAATATATGTAGAGACTGAAAGTTAGAATGCATATGCCACTCTGAAGGATTGAGATAAACTTATAAGTAAGGGCAAAATATTTAATATTTTTCTTTTGTAAATATATTTCTTTTCTTCTTATATTTTTTATTTTATTTTCATATATTTTCTCAAGCAAATAAGATTTAATATTTCTTATTTGACTATAAAGAGAGCCTAATTCTTGTATGCGATTGTCTTTTTCTTCTTGAATATTTTCATCATTCAAAGACGTTTTTAATATGAGTATATTTACCAAAGGGATAAATATGCAGAGCATAAAAATTGCAAGAAATGCTGTAACTCCTAAAAAATAGAAGAGTAGAATGAGCGAGCCAATAATAACGCAGGTGTCATGCATAAATTCAAATGAGTTAGAAGCAATAGAACATGAATTGTCAATGTCACTTGTCGTGTTGTTGATGATATGTGATTCTGTTTGTTTCAATCGAGAAAATATAGGAATCTTCAGAAAGATATAATTACTCAAAAAATATTTTGCGAGAGCTTGAATGCGAAATACTTTTTGAAAGTATTGCGATGTTATAATGCCATTTAAGAAGGTCGCTAGTGTTAATAATATGGCAGAGAATACAATTTCAAATATGTTTTTAAAATCTGTGATTTGTGTTATGAAATAGTAGAGAGCAATAAGTGGCAGTATTGAAAAGATAATTCTTAAAATCAATAAAATTGATGCAATAATTATTTGTTTTTTGCATGAGAAAAGAAGACTTTTTATAAATAAAAATTTATTCTTATAGTTTATATTTTCTTTAATTTTATTGAAGTTTTCGTTAGAAAATGAACTATCAAGTTGAGGAAGATCCGCGTTGCTCCAGTTTGAATTTTTCTTGTTCAATAAAGATGATAAATAAGTAAAAAACAAAGTTTTTATAAAATTCATATTTTTTTGTCCATTTAAAGTTTATTTATTTTAAATTTAAGATTGGCAATAAAATATGAATAAAATGCACTTTCTAATAGTAAAGAAAGTTTAGTTTTGTTTTTTATTTATGAGGTTTATTGCCAAATTATTTTATTAAAATATTTGAAATAATATTGAAGTTGAAATTGTGACTGACCATATTTGTCTCCTCGATCAATTGAACAGAAAGCAAAAAGAAACTCTTATTTATATAAATAAGAGTTTTGATTATAATTATATTTAAAAAAGAGTCAAGTTTATAATATCTTATGTGTATTTCGCAAAAGGATGTTGTGTGAACCCATCTGTGTTTTCACTCAATGCTGCTTGTAGAGCAATCATAGTCGCATTGTCGGAACAGAGAGAAGGTGGAGCAAAAAATGTTGGCTTATTTAATTTTGCAAAAAGAGATTTGAATTTTTTATTTTGCGCAACTCCACCAGCAACAAGCACTGTTTTGATTTCAGGAAAATCTTCCAGAGCATTCTCAACTCGATTGAGCAATTGACTAAGAGCTGCCTGTTGAAATGCATAGGCAATGGATTGTTTTTTTTCTTTGCTAAGATCTTTACCTGTAATTTTTCCTTTTTTAATGCCTGTTTCTTTACGAATGGATTCCATTACTGCAGTTTTAATTCCACTGTAACTAAAGTTGTAGCGATTGTCTTTATTCGCAGGTTTCGAAGGATAAGTAAAATCATTTGTGTTGCCAGACTTTTCAGCTTGTTTGGCAAGATCTTCTATTAATGGGCCCCCTGGATAAGCGAGACCAAGCAATTTTGCAACTTTATCGAAAGCTTCTCCACAAGCGTCATCGAGGCACTTACCTAATATTTTTCTATCATTAGGTGATTCTAATAAACTTAAATGACAATGCCCACCACTGACGGTCAATGCAAGGGCAGGAAACGAAACAACTTCGACATCATGCCATGCGCGTAAGTCATCTTTTGGAGAAAATTGTTTTAATAAGAGCACGGGAGCAAGGTGGGCATCGACGTGATTGACTGAAATAAGTGGGATATTGAGGGACATGGCAAGACCACGGGCAAATAAAACCCCAACCATGAGAGCACCAATAAGCCCAGGCCCCATTGTCACCGCAATAGCTGTGAGATCGGTTTTTTTTAATTTGGAAACATTGAGGGCTTTATGAGCGATATCATAGATTTTAGCTAAATGATCGCGCGCAGCAACTTCAGGAACAACACCGCCAAAAGGAGCGTGTATTTCCGTCTGAGATTCAACTTCGTGGGCAAGAATATTTAAAGAAACAATTTGTCCTTGTGTATTTTTTTTAATTTTGATGATTGAAACAGCTGTTTCGTCACAAGAACTTTCAATAGCGAGAATTGTATTTTGCATAGTAATTATTATTGAGCTTTTGTTTGAGATGAAGTGGTTTGTGCCATAAGATTAGCTAAGCGACTTGTAGCAGCTTTTCCTTCAGGCATATTAGCATAAACTTTTGCGCATTCTTGATAATAAGTTTTAGCAATTGAGTTATTGTTTAAGTAAACATAACTATCCCCTGTTAATAAGAGTGCTCTTGCATTTTTCGGAGCATCAGGAAATTTTTCAATATAAGATGTAAAATCAAGAACAGCATTTTTATAATCTTGTGTTTTAAAACGAGCTTCTGCTCTGTATTCGATAGCAATTTGTTGCATAGAGTCTGAAGCATCGTGTGCATTTAATATTGCAGTAGAATTGTCAATAAGTTGTTTGTATTTGTTTTGTTCAAGATCATTCTTTAAACTTTTAGTGATTGCTTGAACGGTTTTCAGTTTTTCTGGTAATTTACCTTTTTTGGGATTATTGAGTCTCGTATTGAGAACAAGATCGATGCGTGCTATATGTCTTTGTAATGCTACAAATTCAGGACTATTACTTAATGTAACAACATTTTGTTCATTGCCGGTGCTGCCCGCGGTTTCTTCCATTCTTTTTAAACGAGCTTTGAGTTCGTCGACACTTCCTTGAGTGAGTTGTATTTGAGTCTGCAAATTCTGAACTTCATTTTGTGATGAAATAGCTGTCTGGGTTGTATTGGTAATCTGCTGGTCACGTTTACTGAGTTGTTCTTGAATTTGAAAAATTTGTCCTTGCAATTGGCTAATAGACGATTGCAGTTGATCTTGACGTGATGAAGTCATACACCCAGTTAAAAATAAACTAGAGGATATTGAACAAAATAAAAATGACTTTTTATTGAGACTGCTTAAAGGTAAATACCTCGTCAAATTAAAAAGTAAATCATATTTCTTCATATTAAGAAAAGACATGTAAATCTCCAAAAAGGTTTTTTAAAAATAAAAATTTAGGGATTAATTTGGTTCATCAGCTTACTATGTATTTAAAAAATACACTTCAATCCCTGAATCTATATTATATAACTCAGTTTGACCCATGCTCAAACATTATTCTTTGGTAGATTTTTCACCATTGCCAAGTTGCTCATCCGGGGGGATATAGTCCGTGGGGTTATCGTACAAAATCTTTAAATCCACCCGACGATTGAGAGCGCGATTTTCCGCTGAATCATTCTCAGCTAAGGGGCGAGTTTCTGCGAAACCTGCTGGATATACACTGCCAACTGGAAAAAGTTTAGTATTGATTAAAAACTTAGTCACTGATGTTGCTCTAAGGGTGCTCAATTCCCAGTTTGACATGCCATTGCGCTCGTAGGGAATATTGTCGGTATGCCCTTCGACCCTAATAACTCGGCCTATTCCTTTAAGAACCTCTGCAACTGATTGGATTATTTTATAGGCTTCGGGTGTGAGAGTGTATTCGCCTGGTTTAAAAAGGATTCTTGCCAGCAACGTTATACGTATGCCTTCAGGATCTCGAGCTACATAAATAACTCTATCCACAGGTTTTTTAGCACTGTCTGGAAATTGTTTTGTTCCATATAAACGTTCCGATAATTTTTGCTCAACATTTCTTGCCTGAGCTGAGATAATTGCTGCTCTTTCTCGAATAACTTTTTGGAGAATCTGTTCTCGACTTGTATTGCCTTTGATGTAGCGGAAAATTCCCTCTGTAGCTGTTGGCCCCCGCGGAATCGTTCCCTCTTCCTTGGGGATTTCCTCTTTTATACCAAAGGCTGTTTGCATGGATTCTGTGACTTGTTTGACTTTTGAAGTATTGACCACGGCAATTGCATATAAAACCACGAAAAGAGCAAACAGAAGTGTCATCATGTCAGCAAATGCGACAAGCCAGCGTTCATGGTTTTCAAATTCGGGGCACTTCTTTTTCTTTGGCATTAGTGATGAACCATTCCATGCAAGCGTTCAACAAGAACTTTCGGCGCTGTGCCTTGGGCGATCCCTATAATTCCTGTTGCAACCATTTCTCTAAAAACTTTTTTATGGTGACACATTCTTTTTATTTTTTTTCCAGCAGGCAAAGCAAATAAGTTTGCCAGTGCAACCCCATACAGTGTCGCAATAAATGCAGTTTTAATTCCTGGACCGATTTCGGGTGGGTTATCAAGGTTAAGCATGACCACCATGAGACCCAGAACGGCACCAAGGATTCCAATGGTTGGGGCAAAAGCACCCATATCTTCCCAGAATTTTGCTGCAATTTCTTCTTCTTCGTACATCATATCGATTTCAGAAAGCAGAATATTTTCAATGATTTGAGCTTCGGTGTTCATGGACACCATTTCGATGCCTTTTTTCATCAATGGATCTTCAAGTTTGTCTATTTCTTTTTCGAGAGCCAAGACACCATCTTTACGAGCCATTTGAGCTAAGCGTTCGATTGAAGAAATGGCTCCCTCGGAATCCATTTTGGGTCCATTTAAAAAGAGGCCAAGAGATTTAAAAGAGAAAACAACATCCTTCATCGGATAAGCAGTCATAACAGCAGCAATAGCGCCAACTCCCACGATCATGGCAGCGGACCCACCCCATAGCATTCCTGGGGAAAGACCTTTTAAGACCGCTGTCCCTATGACAGCGACTCCGCCTAGAATTGGTCCAATAATACTAGAAAGTTCCATATCAAAACCTCGTGTTTTGAATTCATTTTTACTGATTTCAAATTTAGGAATTTAAGATCTGGTTCTATTTTAGAAGGTTAAGTTTTTAAATAATAATTGATTCTTTGACATTTTAGACAGTTCTTGCAGCTCATTAGATAGTTCTTAAATATGATTTTAATTTTTT
The sequence above is drawn from the Fluviispira vulneris genome and encodes:
- a CDS encoding M15 family metallopeptidase; this encodes MKILNLILFSSVVTNFCNSAYSQTQTTLIFDSKIDNIPEEIQKNMQKYTWNPSCPVSLGELKYLSLSFYGFDNNIHKGHLIVHKEVATEVVSIFEELFKNKFPIEKMQIMDDFKGDDDLSMTENNTSAFNCRSVTGKPGIFSVHSYGRAIDINPKINPYVKGNLVLPKNGKEFIDRTLTSPGIIKLNDFTYKTFNKKGWKWGGLWKSIKDYQHFEKPISKKN
- a CDS encoding ATP-binding cassette domain-containing protein, whose translation is MNFIKTLFFTYLSSLLNKKNSNWSNADLPQLDSSFSNENFNKIKENINYKNKFLFIKSLLFSCKKQIIIASILLILRIIFSILPLIALYYFITQITDFKNIFEIVFSAILLTLATFLNGIITSQYFQKVFRIQALAKYFLSNYIFLKIPIFSRLKQTESHIINNTTSDIDNSCSIASNSFEFMHDTCVIIGSLILLFYFLGVTAFLAIFMLCIFIPLVNILILKTSLNDENIQEEKDNRIQELGSLYSQIRNIKSYLLEKIYENKIKNIRRKEIYLQKKNIKYFALTYKFISILQSGICILTFSLYIYLDHDISLPILFTCIGLFKTLESAVFDVYEYTKLYSGAKASFNRLFSLIKNSQEETEVKGNHKINNSSFEINIISTNIKLSFKKGESVAVIGKIASGKSLLLEAIAKLYSEEQKDIPDNKMAFMPQTAWIMNASVKENILLDRSDLSAEKYIQLACLDEDLKKMPEGENTLIGENGVNLSGGQKQRIALARTAALNSEIILLDDPLSALDKETAKKISHKLIFTFWKNKSIIISTHNLDYLHFFDRIILLEKCSVVADGTYAELLNSSTDFRDFIQRISEEENENIILKEDNPQLLDSEQNMNPEIEFIKNPLKSYLKYLKTLFYENKKLKFKLFFCIFSLFLLATFLPKMQNLWLSFWTYKSIKILDFTFVNELSNILNISIYAIVGLFSSICIALLTLIWGYKGIQVSEKFHIKSLNKLLLSPLKYIDHLTTGKVINCFSVDLSVLDAKLPKDFQKFLLVLCEIFFFIFTVLIIKPLFLLLILPIVFLQKIILTKYVNLNRDFNRKIALPKASAINIIREFYQGQNILSTVKKKNWYQTKFQKCLEEELRLEITEFDVDMWHCLMCFLNNALLTLVVTLAGIYFVMNGSLNAAILSLMTTWIMIDVMHLTFNFSHSFSEVEQGLISLERVLEFNKNKSEYSIEISKETNKHFIEFKNVYMQYDKQKEYILKDFSVSINQGETVGIVGKSGSGKSSIMSLLLRFYEHKSGKIFFAGKSLNSYTPMQIRTQIALVLQNPQFFSGSIRFNLDPHNAHKDDALYALLEDLELLKIIQALPKGIDTDMANEALKLSSGQKQIFAFARALLKPAKLLLLDEPSANVDNKSEKIIMKKIEELKGIKTVIIIAHRGEILNTANRVIQI
- the tsaD gene encoding tRNA (adenosine(37)-N6)-threonylcarbamoyltransferase complex transferase subunit TsaD, with amino-acid sequence MQNTILAIESSCDETAVSIIKIKKNTQGQIVSLNILAHEVESQTEIHAPFGGVVPEVAARDHLAKIYDIAHKALNVSKLKKTDLTAIAVTMGPGLIGALMVGVLFARGLAMSLNIPLISVNHVDAHLAPVLLLKQFSPKDDLRAWHDVEVVSFPALALTVSGGHCHLSLLESPNDRKILGKCLDDACGEAFDKVAKLLGLAYPGGPLIEDLAKQAEKSGNTNDFTYPSKPANKDNRYNFSYSGIKTAVMESIRKETGIKKGKITGKDLSKEKKQSIAYAFQQAALSQLLNRVENALEDFPEIKTVLVAGGVAQNKKFKSLFAKLNKPTFFAPPSLCSDNATMIALQAALSENTDGFTQHPFAKYT
- a CDS encoding tetratricopeptide repeat protein; the encoded protein is MSFLNMKKYDLLFNLTRYLPLSSLNKKSFLFCSISSSLFLTGCMTSSRQDQLQSSISQLQGQIFQIQEQLSKRDQQITNTTQTAISSQNEVQNLQTQIQLTQGSVDELKARLKRMEETAGSTGNEQNVVTLSNSPEFVALQRHIARIDLVLNTRLNNPKKGKLPEKLKTVQAITKSLKNDLEQNKYKQLIDNSTAILNAHDASDSMQQIAIEYRAEARFKTQDYKNAVLDFTSYIEKFPDAPKNARALLLTGDSYVYLNNNSIAKTYYQECAKVYANMPEGKAATSRLANLMAQTTSSQTKAQ
- a CDS encoding OmpA family protein, giving the protein MMTLLFALFVVLYAIAVVNTSKVKQVTESMQTAFGIKEEIPKEEGTIPRGPTATEGIFRYIKGNTSREQILQKVIRERAAIISAQARNVEQKLSERLYGTKQFPDSAKKPVDRVIYVARDPEGIRITLLARILFKPGEYTLTPEAYKIIQSVAEVLKGIGRVIRVEGHTDNIPYERNGMSNWELSTLRATSVTKFLINTKLFPVGSVYPAGFAETRPLAENDSAENRALNRRVDLKILYDNPTDYIPPDEQLGNGEKSTKE
- a CDS encoding motility protein A — translated: MELSSIIGPILGGVAVIGTAVLKGLSPGMLWGGSAAMIVGVGAIAAVMTAYPMKDVVFSFKSLGLFLNGPKMDSEGAISSIERLAQMARKDGVLALEKEIDKLEDPLMKKGIEMVSMNTEAQIIENILLSEIDMMYEEEEIAAKFWEDMGAFAPTIGILGAVLGLMVVMLNLDNPPEIGPGIKTAFIATLYGVALANLFALPAGKKIKRMCHHKKVFREMVATGIIGIAQGTAPKVLVERLHGMVHH